A stretch of the Nitratifractor salsuginis DSM 16511 genome encodes the following:
- a CDS encoding acyl-[ACP]--phospholipid O-acyltransferase: MKTLLSLRGFAPFLLVLVFNAMTDIAHKITIQNVLIKSYSGDTLLILSALVNALILLPFILFFSPSGWLSDRFDKSRIVRGMALAGFFLAVAATLSYYQGWFVAAFGMTLLLAVQSALYSPAKYALIRHLAGTERLAAANALVQALTIAAILVSGLLFSWVFEGLYDGSRASGNVLRSVAPLGWGLILMSGMEYLFARRIPSTGEANRELFELGRYLRLEYLRRNLSTLKSDRNIWLSIVGLAVFWGLSQLIIAAFPTHYKLLTGDDNTVMIQGLLALSAVGIVLGSLVAGRFSRLHIELGLVPLGAFGLFASLTLLAASATPFWMGVATLAFGFFGGLAIVPLNATVQFLAPLEKLGVILAGSNFVQNLAMLAALLGTILMVWTGFSTLGILHTSAWLTLAAAVYALLQLPQLGARLLLLPLLRTRYRLSVEGLEHLPPKGGVLLLGNHISWIDWLILQVASPRTIKFVMEKRIYEQWYLRWFLRWFDMIPISGSASKGAIEAIRRRLDAGEVVALFPEGRISYNGQLNEFKRGFEKVMEACDVPIVPFYLHGLWGSTFSRANPRYRLVSRHGARRELGVWFGAPLPSDARADRVKQAVRSLSFRAWDQTIDRQEPLHLQWLRRCKEHPFERAVADASGTDLNRVQLLTAVLLFIKALKPALKDQKNVGVLLPSSAAGSIVNLALMALGKRPVNLNYTLSAEAMEAAVDRAGLQTVISSEQFLKKLSAKGFDPAALLGERLLMAETVGKGFDTRSKALAMARALLLPASWIRALYFEPVTLEETATILFSSGSEGTPKGIELSHRNLLGNIKQVSAMLNFSDDDLILGSLPIFHSFGLTVTTLLPLCEGIPVAAVPDPTDALSVGKMAARYGATILFGTSTFFRLYARNRKLHPLMFASIRMGVAGAEKLKPEIKEAFRAKFGVELYEGYGTTETSPVISVNMPDRLDPDTFRVIQGNRPGTVGQPLPGTLIRISDPESLEELPTGEDGLIMVAGVQVMKGYLRDPEKTAEVIAEIDGVRYYKTGDKGHLDEDGFITIVDRYSRFAKIGGEMISLGAVEEKLAALLGEGIELAAVALPDEKKGERIVLLYSGEIAPEELIERIKTSDLPPIMRPDSVYQVETLPKLASGKADFKGARRLAEQLQS; the protein is encoded by the coding sequence GACCGCTTCGACAAAAGCCGCATCGTCCGGGGGATGGCCCTGGCGGGCTTCTTCCTGGCCGTGGCGGCGACCCTGTCCTACTATCAGGGCTGGTTCGTCGCCGCCTTTGGGATGACCCTGCTCCTGGCGGTCCAGAGTGCCCTCTACTCCCCCGCCAAATACGCCCTCATCCGGCACCTGGCGGGCACCGAGCGGCTGGCGGCGGCCAACGCCCTGGTCCAGGCCCTCACCATCGCGGCGATCCTCGTCAGCGGCCTTCTCTTCTCGTGGGTCTTCGAAGGGCTCTACGATGGCAGCCGTGCCTCCGGTAACGTTCTGCGCTCCGTGGCACCCCTGGGGTGGGGGCTCATCCTCATGAGCGGCATGGAGTATCTTTTTGCCCGGCGCATCCCCTCCACGGGCGAAGCAAACCGGGAACTCTTCGAGTTGGGCCGCTACCTGCGCCTGGAGTACCTGCGCCGCAACCTCTCCACCCTCAAAAGCGACCGGAACATTTGGCTCTCCATCGTCGGTTTGGCCGTCTTCTGGGGCCTTTCGCAGCTCATCATCGCCGCTTTCCCCACCCACTACAAGCTCCTCACCGGCGACGACAACACCGTGATGATCCAGGGGCTGCTGGCCCTGAGCGCCGTGGGGATCGTCCTGGGCAGCCTCGTGGCCGGACGCTTCAGCCGGCTGCACATCGAGCTGGGGCTGGTCCCCCTGGGAGCCTTCGGGCTCTTTGCCTCCCTGACGCTCCTAGCCGCCTCCGCCACCCCCTTCTGGATGGGGGTAGCCACCCTGGCCTTCGGCTTTTTCGGGGGGCTGGCCATCGTGCCGCTGAATGCCACGGTGCAGTTTTTGGCTCCCCTGGAGAAGCTGGGGGTGATCCTCGCCGGCAGCAACTTCGTCCAGAACCTGGCGATGCTCGCCGCCCTGCTGGGAACCATCCTGATGGTCTGGACGGGCTTCTCGACCCTGGGGATCCTGCATACTTCCGCCTGGCTCACCCTCGCGGCGGCGGTCTATGCCCTGCTGCAGCTGCCCCAGCTGGGGGCCAGGCTCCTGCTGCTGCCCCTGCTGCGCACCCGCTACCGCCTCAGCGTGGAGGGGCTGGAGCACCTCCCTCCCAAGGGGGGCGTGCTCTTGCTGGGCAACCACATCAGCTGGATCGACTGGCTCATCCTCCAGGTCGCCAGCCCCCGCACCATCAAGTTCGTAATGGAGAAACGGATCTACGAGCAGTGGTATCTGCGCTGGTTTTTGCGGTGGTTTGATATGATTCCCATCTCGGGCTCCGCCTCCAAAGGGGCCATCGAAGCAATCCGCAGGCGTCTGGACGCCGGAGAGGTGGTGGCCCTATTTCCCGAGGGGCGTATCAGCTACAACGGCCAACTCAATGAATTCAAAAGGGGCTTCGAAAAGGTGATGGAGGCGTGCGACGTGCCCATCGTCCCCTTTTACCTCCACGGCCTCTGGGGCTCGACCTTTTCCCGGGCCAACCCCCGCTACCGCCTGGTCTCCCGCCACGGCGCCCGCCGGGAGCTCGGGGTCTGGTTCGGTGCGCCGCTACCCTCCGACGCCAGGGCCGACCGGGTCAAGCAGGCGGTGCGCTCCCTCTCCTTCCGTGCCTGGGACCAGACCATCGACCGGCAGGAGCCTCTGCACCTCCAGTGGCTGCGCCGCTGCAAAGAGCACCCCTTCGAGCGGGCCGTCGCCGACGCCTCCGGCACCGACCTCAACCGCGTGCAGCTGCTCACCGCCGTGCTCCTTTTCATCAAAGCGCTCAAACCTGCGCTCAAAGACCAGAAGAATGTGGGGGTACTGCTGCCTTCCTCCGCCGCGGGCAGCATCGTCAACCTGGCGCTGATGGCCCTGGGCAAACGCCCCGTCAATCTCAACTACACTCTCTCCGCCGAAGCGATGGAGGCGGCGGTAGATCGGGCCGGGCTCCAGACCGTGATCAGCTCCGAGCAATTCCTCAAAAAGCTCTCCGCCAAAGGCTTCGACCCCGCCGCACTCCTGGGGGAGCGCCTGCTGATGGCCGAGACGGTAGGTAAAGGCTTCGATACCCGATCCAAAGCGCTGGCGATGGCCCGGGCCCTGCTCCTGCCCGCCTCCTGGATCCGGGCGCTCTATTTCGAGCCGGTGACGCTGGAGGAGACGGCGACCATCCTTTTTAGCAGCGGGAGCGAAGGGACTCCAAAAGGGATCGAGCTGAGCCACCGCAACCTCCTGGGCAACATCAAACAGGTCAGCGCCATGCTCAACTTCAGCGACGATGACCTGATCCTGGGATCGCTGCCGATTTTCCACAGCTTCGGGCTGACGGTGACCACCCTGCTGCCGCTCTGCGAAGGGATCCCCGTGGCGGCCGTCCCCGATCCCACCGATGCCCTCAGCGTGGGCAAGATGGCGGCGCGCTACGGGGCGACGATCCTCTTTGGGACCTCCACCTTCTTCCGCCTCTACGCCCGTAACCGCAAACTGCACCCCCTGATGTTCGCCTCCATCCGTATGGGTGTCGCCGGGGCCGAAAAGCTCAAGCCCGAGATCAAAGAGGCCTTCCGGGCCAAGTTCGGCGTGGAACTCTACGAGGGTTACGGCACCACCGAGACCTCTCCGGTGATCTCGGTCAATATGCCCGACAGGCTCGATCCCGATACCTTCCGGGTGATCCAGGGCAACCGCCCCGGCACCGTGGGCCAGCCCCTGCCCGGCACCCTGATCCGCATCAGCGACCCCGAAAGCCTGGAGGAACTCCCCACCGGTGAGGACGGTCTCATTATGGTCGCCGGGGTGCAGGTGATGAAAGGCTACCTCCGCGACCCGGAGAAGACCGCCGAAGTGATCGCCGAAATCGACGGAGTCCGCTACTACAAGACGGGGGACAAAGGGCACCTCGATGAAGACGGCTTCATCACCATCGTCGACCGCTACAGCCGCTTCGCCAAGATCGGCGGAGAGATGATCAGCCTGGGTGCTGTGGAGGAGAAGCTCGCCGCACTGCTGGGCGAAGGGATCGAACTGGCCGCCGTGGCCCTCCCCGACGAAAAAAAGGGAGAGCGGATCGTCCTGCTCTACAGCGGAGAGATCGCCCCCGAGGAGCTCATCGAGAGGATCAAAACCTCTGACCTGCCCCCCATTATGCGGCCCGACTCCGTCTATCAAGTCGAAACTCTTCCCAAACTCGCCAGCGGCAAAGCCGACTTCAAAGGGGCCAGGAGGTTAGCCGAGCAGCTCCAGAGCTGA